The Syngnathoides biaculeatus isolate LvHL_M chromosome 6, ASM1980259v1, whole genome shotgun sequence genome has a window encoding:
- the LOC133502654 gene encoding uncharacterized protein LOC133502654, with amino-acid sequence MVSTRVTPQKDVRAVSLNAHLKKKDGLKKAEKWGRGFRFQCLLSLLVPQLWAVISCGSVGHEQRMDEMSSGVSVAADPSADVPPPLKQGEAFHVFISYSSTDAQWTHSLIDRLESNGLGVCYHERDFTAGRTVLENMSECIQESQKVLLVLSSEFVRSRWCLLEANMSLFRDCLERKPIVPVILEPGVCVPLHLCHLTYLEVHDPEFEAKLLKVLFTPNRQLQGSTVVPYQPPSLYNGKPLQPLTATNVESLYKWDAGQFSDMDVPDQLRLIIEDQEKYREAIGIINSVSHNKVWLRPLWIRVLLYMTGVLMIMAFLGLFVFSTVIVFCILPTTQVYAPLGEWATIIICFFSVPIGLLVHLSLWKNDDEKHVVREMQKAVGRANAILCKENLLMGCRSNSIMYLVYVSLEGCKAEFAVTFEHLANTGDLFNLALVVFSSDYACSLAKRHFPFPQPCPRPGHLERGVCFCQYVSQQLSRGEWK; translated from the exons ATGGTTTCAACCAGAGTGACGCCTCAGAAAGATGTGCGCGCTGTCTCTTTAAacgcgcatttaaaaaaaaaggatggcttAAAAAAAGCAGAGAAGTGGGGACGCGGTTTCCGTTTCCAGTGTTTACTTTCACTTCTTGTTCCCCAACTTTGGGCGGTTATTTCGTGTGGCTCGGTCGGTCATGAACAG AGGATGGACGAGATGAGCTCCGGTGTAAGCGTCGCCGCGGATCCTTCCGCCGACGTTCCTCCACCTCTGAAGCAAGGCGAGGCTTTCCACGTCTTCATCAGCTACAGCAGCACCGACGCCCAGTGGACGCACTCGCTCATAGACAGGCTAGAATCCAACGGCCTTGGCGTCTGCTACCACGAGCGCGATTTCACGGCGGGGCGCACGGTGCTGGAGAACATGTCGGAGTGCATCCAGGAGAGCCAGAAGGTCCTGCTGGTCCTCAGCTCGGAGTTCGTGAGGAGTCGCTGGTGTCTCCTGGAAGCCAACATGTCTCTGTTCAGAGACTGCCTGGAGAGGAAGCCCATCGTGCCGGTGATTCTGGAGCCGGGGGTCTGCGTCCCGCTCCACCTGTGCCACCTCACCTACCTGGAGGTCCACGACCCGGAGTTTGAGGCCAAGCTGCTGAAGGTGCTTTTCACCCCCAACCGGCAGCTCCAAGGCTCCACCGTGGTTCCCTACCAGCCTCCGTCGCTCTACAACGGGAAGCCTCTGCAGCCTTTAACTGCCACTAACGTGGAAAGTCTTTACAAGTGGGATGCGGGGCAGTTCAGCGACATGGACGTTCCTGATCAACTGCGGCTGATCATCGAGGACCAAGAGAAGTACAGGGAGGCCATTGGCATCATCAACAGTGTCTCTCATAATAAAGTCTGGCTACGGCCACTCTGGATCAGGGTTCTTCTCTACATGACTGGTGTGTTAATGATTATGGCGTTCCTAGGATTGTTCGTGTTCTCGACAGTGATCGTATTCTGTATTTTGCCTACTACACAGGTCTACGCTCCTCTAGGTGAGTGGGCAACGATCATCATATGTTTCTTCTCTGTTCCAATCGGATTGCTCGTTCACCTTTCTCTTTGGAAGAATGACGACGAGAAGCATGTTGTGAGGGAAATGCAGAAAGCTGTGGGTCGGGCCAATGCAATCCTCTGCAAGGAGAATCTCCTGATGGGCTGTCGGTCCAATTCGATTATGTATCTGGTGTACGTTTCTCTGGAAGGTTGCAAAGCAGAGTTTGCGGTGACATTCGAGCATCTGGCCAACACGGGGGACCTGTTTAATCTAGCTCTGGTCGTGTTCTCGTCAGACTACGCCTGCTCTCTTGCGAAAAGGCACTTCCCCTTTCCTCAGCCGTGCCCCCGCCCGGGTCACCTGGAGCGAGGGGTCTGTTTCTGCCAGTACGTTTCTCAGCAACTGAGCCGAGGGGAATGGAAGTGA
- the LOC133502626 gene encoding uncharacterized protein LOC133502626 isoform X1, whose amino-acid sequence MKACRMMDEMSSGVSVAADPSADVPPPLKQGEAFHVFISYSSTDAQWTHSLIDRLESNGLGVCYHERDFTAGRTVLENMSECIQESQKVLLVLSSEFVRSRWCLLEANMSLFRDCLERKPIVPVILEPGVCVPLHLCHLTYLEVHDPEFEAKLLKVLFTPNRQLQGSTVVPYQPPSLYNGKPLQPLTATNVESLYKWDAGRFSDMDVPDQLRLIIEDRERYREAVGIINSVSQKRVFSKWLQAVLIGVGVGFLITLEGGIGYISFLLAFNPHSYFWPLALSCQVCILIGTLVQLGLTKRESVAHTVKEMQKAAGRANVILRDEKVLMGCQSTSKIHMVYVSLDGCRRTFAETFSERASAENMFGRALLYFSSGYACCLAKRSFPFPVPAAPGHLEGAVCFCQYVSTQLSLGEWM is encoded by the exons ATGAAGGCATGC CGCATGATGGACGAGATGAGCTCCGGTGTAAGCGTCGCCGCGGATCCTTCCGCCGACGTTCCTCCACCTCTGAAGCAAGGCGAGGCTTTCCACGTCTTCATCAGCTACAGCAGCACCGACGCCCAGTGGACGCACTCGCTCATAGACAGGCTAGAATCCAACGGCCTTGGCGTCTGCTACCACGAGCGCGATTTCACGGCGGGGCGCACGGTGCTGGAGAACATGTCGGAGTGCATCCAGGAGAGCCAGAAGGTCCTGCTGGTCCTCAGCTCGGAGTTCGTGAGGAGTCGCTGGTGTCTCCTGGAAGCCAACATGTCTCTGTTCAGAGACTGCCTGGAGAGGAAGCCCATCGTGCCGGTGATTCTGGAGCCGGGGGTCTGCGTCCCGCTCCACCTGTGCCACCTCACCTACCTGGAGGTCCACGACCCGGAGTTTGAGGCCAAGCTGCTGAAGGTGCTTTTCACCCCCAACCGGCAGCTCCAAGGCTCCACCGTGGTTCCCTACCAGCCTCCGTCGCTCTACAACGGGAAGCCTCTGCAGCCTTTAACTGCCACTAACGTGGAAAGTCTTTACAAGTGGGATGCGGGGCGGTTCAGCGACATGGACGTTCCCGACCAACTGCGGCTGATCATCGAAGACCGGGAGAGGTACAGGGAAGCCGTTGGCATCATCAACAGCGTGTCTCAGAAGAGAGTTTTTTCAAAATGGTTACAAGCAGTTTTAATCGGTGTTGGTGTAGGATTTCTTATCACTTTGGAAGGTGGTATAGGCTATATCAGTTTCTTACTGGCGTTTAATCCTCATTCTTATTTTTGGCCACTGGCATTGTCCTGTCAAGTCTGCATTCTCATCGGCACGCTGGTTCAGTTGGGTCTCACCAAGAGGGAGTCCGTTGCTCACACGGTAAAGGAGATGCAGAAGGCGGCGGGTCGGGCAAACGTCATCCTCCGTGATGAGAAGGTCTTGATGGGCTGTCAGTCCACTTCGAAAATCCACATGGTCTACGTTTCCCTGGACGGCTGCCGGCGGACGTTCGCGGAGACGTTCTCTGAGCGGGCCAGCGCGGAGAACATGTTTGGAAGGGCCTTGCTGTATTTCTCGTCGGGTTACGCCTGCTGCCTGGCCAAAAGAAGCTTCCCCTTCCCTGTGCCCGCCGCCCCGGGTCACCTGGAGGGCGCCGTTTGCTTTTGCCAGTACGTCTCCACGCAGCTCAGTCTGGGGGAGTGGATGTGA
- the LOC133502626 gene encoding uncharacterized protein LOC133502626 isoform X2, protein MMDEMSSGVSVAADPSADVPPPLKQGEAFHVFISYSSTDAQWTHSLIDRLESNGLGVCYHERDFTAGRTVLENMSECIQESQKVLLVLSSEFVRSRWCLLEANMSLFRDCLERKPIVPVILEPGVCVPLHLCHLTYLEVHDPEFEAKLLKVLFTPNRQLQGSTVVPYQPPSLYNGKPLQPLTATNVESLYKWDAGRFSDMDVPDQLRLIIEDRERYREAVGIINSVSQKRVFSKWLQAVLIGVGVGFLITLEGGIGYISFLLAFNPHSYFWPLALSCQVCILIGTLVQLGLTKRESVAHTVKEMQKAAGRANVILRDEKVLMGCQSTSKIHMVYVSLDGCRRTFAETFSERASAENMFGRALLYFSSGYACCLAKRSFPFPVPAAPGHLEGAVCFCQYVSTQLSLGEWM, encoded by the coding sequence ATGATGGACGAGATGAGCTCCGGTGTAAGCGTCGCCGCGGATCCTTCCGCCGACGTTCCTCCACCTCTGAAGCAAGGCGAGGCTTTCCACGTCTTCATCAGCTACAGCAGCACCGACGCCCAGTGGACGCACTCGCTCATAGACAGGCTAGAATCCAACGGCCTTGGCGTCTGCTACCACGAGCGCGATTTCACGGCGGGGCGCACGGTGCTGGAGAACATGTCGGAGTGCATCCAGGAGAGCCAGAAGGTCCTGCTGGTCCTCAGCTCGGAGTTCGTGAGGAGTCGCTGGTGTCTCCTGGAAGCCAACATGTCTCTGTTCAGAGACTGCCTGGAGAGGAAGCCCATCGTGCCGGTGATTCTGGAGCCGGGGGTCTGCGTCCCGCTCCACCTGTGCCACCTCACCTACCTGGAGGTCCACGACCCGGAGTTTGAGGCCAAGCTGCTGAAGGTGCTTTTCACCCCCAACCGGCAGCTCCAAGGCTCCACCGTGGTTCCCTACCAGCCTCCGTCGCTCTACAACGGGAAGCCTCTGCAGCCTTTAACTGCCACTAACGTGGAAAGTCTTTACAAGTGGGATGCGGGGCGGTTCAGCGACATGGACGTTCCCGACCAACTGCGGCTGATCATCGAAGACCGGGAGAGGTACAGGGAAGCCGTTGGCATCATCAACAGCGTGTCTCAGAAGAGAGTTTTTTCAAAATGGTTACAAGCAGTTTTAATCGGTGTTGGTGTAGGATTTCTTATCACTTTGGAAGGTGGTATAGGCTATATCAGTTTCTTACTGGCGTTTAATCCTCATTCTTATTTTTGGCCACTGGCATTGTCCTGTCAAGTCTGCATTCTCATCGGCACGCTGGTTCAGTTGGGTCTCACCAAGAGGGAGTCCGTTGCTCACACGGTAAAGGAGATGCAGAAGGCGGCGGGTCGGGCAAACGTCATCCTCCGTGATGAGAAGGTCTTGATGGGCTGTCAGTCCACTTCGAAAATCCACATGGTCTACGTTTCCCTGGACGGCTGCCGGCGGACGTTCGCGGAGACGTTCTCTGAGCGGGCCAGCGCGGAGAACATGTTTGGAAGGGCCTTGCTGTATTTCTCGTCGGGTTACGCCTGCTGCCTGGCCAAAAGAAGCTTCCCCTTCCCTGTGCCCGCCGCCCCGGGTCACCTGGAGGGCGCCGTTTGCTTTTGCCAGTACGTCTCCACGCAGCTCAGTCTGGGGGAGTGGATGTGA